The genomic stretch ACTCGACCTGCAGGGCATCGACTGGGTCATTGTGGGAGGCGAATCAGGTCCCGCCTCCCGTCCCGTAAGGAAGGAATGGGTGCTCGACCTTCGAGATCAATGCCGCCGACTCGGCGTCCCATTCTTCTTCAAGCAGTGGGGAGGTCCGAACAAGAAGAAGAGCGGACGGCAACTCGAAGGCCGCACCTGGGATGAAATGCCGACGATCCTGGCGAAACTGCGGTAGATCGTCGAGGGCAGGCATTCTCTGATGCGGATATGATTGGGGTGTCAAGGAGCTGAGGTCATGCCTGCCGTTTTCAAGAAGCTGAATCTCAAGTCGCAAGAGGAGATCGTGGTGCTGAATGCTCCTCACAGCTTTGAGCCGGAGATTGCGGAGTTGGAGGGGGTTGAAGTCGTGCGCAAGTGCGCAGAGGTGCAGTCGCTCACATTCGCGTTGGCCTTTGTGACGCGCCAGGACGAACTGAACGGCATCGCGGGAGAGTTGGCCCAAAGGGCCGAGGGCGACGCCCTGCTCTGGTTCGCATACCCCAAGCAGAGTTCCAAGCGCTATAGCTGCGACTTCAACCGCGACACGGGCTGGAAGCGGATCATGGAACTCGGCTTCAGGCCCGTTCGCGCGGTCGCCATCGATGAAGACTGGTCGGCGCTGCGCTTCAGGCGGCGCGAGTATGTGAAGTCGTCCAAGCGCTGAGGTCGAATCGTGCAGGGCGGGTGCGCACCCGCAGCCCTGTTCATGCTTGCCTACGGTCATGAGTTGCAGCAGATGAGGCTGCTGCTCGGACTCTTAGATGTTGGCGTGGGCTTTGTCGGCTTTTTCCCACTGGGGGCTCTCGCTGAACTTGTTGACCCACCGCTGGATTTCCGGCTCCTCGACCTTGAGGTAGCGCAGGGTTTCCACGGCCAGCGTCACGTCGTCGGGGTCTTCCGGAGCCACGCAGACGACGGCGTCCAGCGCCTTCAAGGGCGCGGCATGGTCGTTTTCGGCCACCCGGGTGATGATGGCCAGGCCGGGACGGCGTTTGCGCAAGCGGCGGATCACGTCGACCGACTCTTGTGGCGTGGTGCGTCCCAAAATGAGGACGCTGGCCTTCTCATCCATGCTCTCCACCAGCCTGGGGTCCTTGAGGTTGCCGAGTCCGGCCTGAAAGCCCTGGGAGCGGGCGTGAGCCACGGCAGTGCGGTCGGTGTCGAGGAGCCGGTAGTCGTGGCCGGCGGCGGTGAGCGCGTTGGCCACGGTCAACTCGGCCCGCGAGGCGCCGTTGATCAGTACGTGGTGGAGGCCGCCGTCCCGGCTGGGCGGAGCCGAGTCGAGGGAACGGTTCTCCAGCGCCGAACCCAGGCGGTCGCCCAGGGGAGCCAGGGCGGGAGTGGCTGCCATGGTCAGGACCACGGCCGCGGTGAGGATGGAGCCGTTAGTCTGGCTGAGGGCTCCGGCCGCGCCCATGAGGGCGAAGATCACGAAGGCGAACTCGCTGCCCTGGGCCAGCACGAAGCCCATGCGCAACGAAAGTCCGCCGCGCGCTCCGGTGACAGCCGCCGCCAGCATGACCAGAAGTCCCTTGACGGCGATGAGTGCTGCGGCCAGGCCAAGCGTGATCCAAAGGGCCTGGCCCACCACGACCAGGTCGAGCGACATGCCTACGGTAATGAAAAAGAGTCCCAGCAGCAGTCCTCTGAAGGGCTTGAGCTCGGTCTTGACCATGTAGCAGTATTCGGACTCAGAGAGCAACATGCCTCCCAGGAAGGCTCCCAGGGGCAGTGAAAGGCCCGCCATTCCGGTGATGCCGGCCGTGGCCACAACCACCAGCAAGGCGGCGGCGGTGAAGGCTTCGTCGAGTCCGGAGGAGGTGATGGAGGCGAAGGCGGGACGCAGGAGGCGTCCGATGACGGCCACGGCGGCGATGGCCAGGGCGGCCTTTCCCAGCGAGGCCC from Acidobacteriota bacterium encodes the following:
- a CDS encoding cation:proton antiporter, whose amino-acid sequence is MPEHLHALVPLAVLLIAGVASTTLLPRLGVPAILGYFLAGVVVGPSATGLVGMNETVSLLAEFGVIFLLFDIGLHFSLKELWSSRKDFLGLGPLQWGLTAGAIGAVLWTLEFPPLTAVLIAGSLALSSTAVALQTIADRGERGTPLARKATALLIFQDVVAIVLLAVVGTQLGGEHAAAPGLWASLGKAALAIAAVAVIGRLLRPAFASITSSGLDEAFTAAALLVVVATAGITGMAGLSLPLGAFLGGMLLSESEYCYMVKTELKPFRGLLLGLFFITVGMSLDLVVVGQALWITLGLAAALIAVKGLLVMLAAAVTGARGGLSLRMGFVLAQGSEFAFVIFALMGAAGALSQTNGSILTAAVVLTMAATPALAPLGDRLGSALENRSLDSAPPSRDGGLHHVLINGASRAELTVANALTAAGHDYRLLDTDRTAVAHARSQGFQAGLGNLKDPRLVESMDEKASVLILGRTTPQESVDVIRRLRKRRPGLAIITRVAENDHAAPLKALDAVVCVAPEDPDDVTLAVETLRYLKVEEPEIQRWVNKFSESPQWEKADKAHANI